In the genome of Vibrio sp. NTOU-M3, one region contains:
- a CDS encoding DUF3316 domain-containing protein, whose amino-acid sequence MNTLNKLLLTTSILFTSAVTVAQPLYSGGNYVSRVNHATVLTQATSSKELAYKLGAEKLAELEGMNGKELESEFMLVRNYGSNKNSTHLKEQRYVTVEERLNSQGQMEYVAQVHLQVHYQERDSNN is encoded by the coding sequence ATGAATACTCTTAACAAGCTTCTTCTGACTACCTCTATTTTGTTCACTAGTGCAGTGACTGTCGCTCAGCCTTTGTATTCGGGAGGTAACTACGTGAGTAGAGTTAATCATGCAACAGTATTGACACAAGCAACTAGCTCTAAGGAGCTCGCTTATAAATTAGGTGCGGAAAAGTTAGCAGAGTTAGAGGGCATGAACGGAAAAGAGCTCGAGTCAGAGTTTATGTTAGTTAGAAACTACGGTAGTAATAAAAATTCAACCCATCTTAAAGAACAGCGTTATGTCACAGTTGAAGAAAGGCTAAATAGTCAAGGACAAATGGAGTATGTCGCTCAAGTCCATTTGCAAGTACATTATCAAGAACGCGACAGTAATAATTAG
- a CDS encoding heavy metal translocating P-type ATPase encodes MNTTQYSLALSGINCGRCVAKIVDGLRERDPDVSFTINDTKNRAELITTLQPESAIEVIAKLGYAASIPTQQEYRTPVSNVTCQHCVGKITNAIVELDTSAQVVVDLDNRTLVVNSSLNGDEIESVLVEQGYSGSTDDTQPQTTDVIKSNKVKTTQAVDVSIELSLIGVTCASCVNTIEGALISVSGVDSVDVNFANRTATVVSSQPASVLIEAIQGAGYDAEEIVDQALASDLKEEREAEEYRFKVKQSVIGLGLGVPLMVYGLFGGPMNVNTQSEQFLWLAVGLVTFFILVRAGKHFFTGAWKAFLNRNANMDTLIALGTGTAWLYSMVVVVGPQWLPESARHLYFEATAMIIGLINLGQALELKARGRTSQAIKRLLDLRVKTAMVIRDGKEMSLPIEQVVAGDLIRVRAGEKVPVDGVITEGETTIDESMLTGEPIPVVKKVGSSVSAGTINDHGSFVFEAKKVGSDTVLAQIISMVSNAQNSKPPISHLADKVSSVFVPTVMILSILTALAWYNFGPQPSLVYMIVAATSVLIIACPCALGLATPISTMIGVGKAAEFGGLIRNGEALQRASELDVVVLDKTGTITQGKPEVTNFVSLSEDSELLPLVNALEKGSNHPLAKALIAFTQSEVRDEASLPEVSDFESLTGLGVQAQYASQRVLLGNRKLMKQLNVNVESVTEHALQWEQEANTVVYFAIGDQVQALFGISDPIRDDARSAINRFHQQGIHVVMLTGDNHNTAKAVASLANVDEYHAELMPEDKLHWIKQLQAKGHVVGMVGDGINDAPALAQSDVGFAIGSGTDVAIESADITLMRSSLHGISDVIGISTATMKNIKQNLWGAFIYNSLGIPVAAGLLFPFTGWLLSPIIAGAAMSLSSVTVVTNANRLRLYTPPSAPTTNEE; translated from the coding sequence ATGAACACAACGCAGTATTCTCTAGCACTTTCCGGCATTAATTGTGGCCGATGTGTCGCTAAAATTGTAGATGGGTTACGTGAAAGAGATCCGGATGTATCTTTCACTATTAATGATACCAAAAACAGAGCAGAGCTCATTACCACGTTGCAGCCAGAAAGCGCGATAGAAGTCATTGCAAAGTTAGGATATGCGGCTTCAATACCTACGCAACAAGAGTATCGTACACCAGTATCGAATGTTACTTGCCAACACTGTGTGGGCAAAATCACTAATGCAATAGTTGAACTAGATACCTCCGCTCAGGTTGTTGTTGATTTAGACAATCGAACATTAGTGGTGAATAGCAGTTTGAACGGCGATGAAATTGAAAGCGTATTAGTTGAACAAGGCTATAGCGGTAGTACTGATGACACACAACCACAAACTACGGACGTCATTAAATCGAATAAAGTGAAAACAACACAGGCGGTGGATGTCAGTATTGAGCTGTCATTAATCGGTGTCACTTGCGCAAGTTGTGTTAATACGATTGAAGGTGCGCTCATATCGGTGTCAGGAGTCGACTCTGTTGACGTGAACTTTGCGAATCGCACGGCGACCGTGGTTTCAAGTCAGCCTGCCAGCGTACTAATTGAGGCGATACAAGGCGCAGGATATGACGCAGAAGAAATTGTCGATCAGGCGTTAGCAAGCGACCTCAAAGAAGAGCGTGAAGCTGAGGAGTATCGCTTTAAAGTAAAACAAAGCGTTATTGGTCTTGGTCTCGGCGTACCGTTGATGGTATACGGCCTGTTCGGCGGACCAATGAATGTCAATACGCAATCTGAGCAGTTTCTATGGTTGGCCGTAGGTTTAGTGACATTTTTCATTTTAGTCCGTGCGGGCAAGCACTTTTTTACTGGAGCTTGGAAGGCCTTTCTGAACCGTAATGCGAACATGGATACGTTGATAGCGCTGGGAACGGGTACCGCCTGGCTCTATTCAATGGTGGTCGTAGTCGGGCCGCAGTGGCTTCCAGAAAGTGCAAGGCACCTTTACTTTGAAGCTACTGCCATGATCATTGGTTTAATCAATTTAGGACAGGCGCTTGAGCTAAAGGCGCGAGGCAGAACTTCGCAGGCTATTAAGCGTTTACTTGACTTGAGAGTCAAAACTGCCATGGTGATTCGTGACGGCAAAGAGATGTCTTTACCGATTGAACAAGTTGTCGCAGGCGACTTGATTCGCGTTAGAGCCGGTGAAAAAGTCCCTGTTGATGGCGTAATTACAGAGGGTGAGACAACGATTGATGAGTCTATGCTCACTGGAGAGCCAATTCCTGTTGTTAAAAAAGTGGGCAGCTCAGTGTCTGCCGGGACGATTAATGACCACGGAAGTTTCGTTTTTGAGGCGAAGAAAGTGGGCAGTGATACGGTTCTTGCTCAGATCATCAGTATGGTGTCGAACGCGCAAAACTCAAAGCCACCAATCAGCCACCTAGCCGATAAAGTGTCTTCGGTGTTTGTACCAACCGTGATGATTCTATCGATTCTGACAGCGCTGGCTTGGTATAACTTTGGCCCTCAACCTTCCTTAGTTTATATGATAGTGGCAGCTACCTCGGTGTTGATCATCGCATGCCCATGCGCACTTGGTCTAGCAACGCCGATTTCTACCATGATCGGTGTCGGTAAGGCAGCCGAGTTTGGTGGGCTAATCCGAAATGGAGAAGCGCTGCAAAGAGCCAGTGAATTGGATGTCGTCGTATTGGATAAAACTGGCACGATTACTCAAGGTAAACCTGAAGTAACAAATTTTGTCTCGTTGTCAGAGGATTCAGAGCTTCTGCCTCTGGTCAATGCTTTGGAGAAAGGGTCTAACCATCCACTAGCTAAAGCGTTAATCGCATTTACTCAAAGTGAGGTGCGTGATGAAGCGAGCCTACCCGAAGTATCAGATTTCGAGTCATTAACCGGACTTGGTGTTCAGGCTCAGTATGCGAGTCAACGCGTGTTGCTTGGCAATCGCAAGCTGATGAAACAGTTAAACGTCAATGTTGAATCGGTAACAGAGCATGCATTGCAGTGGGAGCAAGAAGCCAACACAGTGGTGTATTTTGCGATAGGCGATCAAGTGCAAGCGCTGTTCGGTATCAGTGACCCGATTCGAGATGATGCTCGAAGTGCGATAAATCGTTTTCATCAGCAAGGCATCCATGTCGTGATGCTAACAGGGGATAACCACAATACAGCGAAAGCGGTGGCATCACTCGCGAATGTTGATGAATATCACGCGGAATTGATGCCTGAGGATAAGCTTCACTGGATTAAGCAGTTGCAAGCGAAAGGGCATGTTGTTGGCATGGTCGGTGATGGTATCAATGATGCGCCAGCACTTGCTCAATCAGACGTTGGCTTTGCTATTGGCAGTGGTACAGATGTCGCGATTGAAAGTGCCGATATTACCTTGATGCGCAGCTCGCTCCACGGCATCTCAGATGTGATTGGGATCAGTACTGCCACAATGAAGAATATTAAGCAGAACTTGTGGGGGGCGTTTATCTATAACAGCTTAGGTATTCCCGTGGCTGCAGGGCTTCTGTTTCCGTTCACAGGGTGGCTATTAAGTCCGATCATCGCTGGGGCAGCGATGTCACTGTCCTCTGTTACCGTCGTAACCAATGCGAACCGCTTGCGCTTATATACCCCACCTTCAGCCCCTACAACCAATGAGGAGTAA
- a CDS encoding MerR family transcriptional regulator: MLTTEIARAAGVTAETVRFYTRKGLLYAERDPNNGYKIYQQSAVNRLKFISHARAIGFSLSQIQEIIDYSEQGLTPCPAVRQMLTDKIVETKQKIEEYQRHLAMMEATYAEWGEKPDMEPNGNALCCLIEDWSEKHHQVLPEEN, encoded by the coding sequence ATGTTGACAACTGAAATTGCGAGAGCAGCAGGTGTGACTGCTGAAACAGTCAGGTTTTACACTCGAAAAGGTCTTCTTTATGCAGAGAGAGATCCTAACAATGGCTACAAGATATACCAGCAAAGTGCGGTTAATCGCCTGAAGTTCATTTCTCATGCAAGAGCTATTGGTTTTAGTCTTAGTCAGATTCAAGAAATCATTGATTACTCTGAGCAAGGACTGACTCCTTGCCCTGCTGTAAGGCAAATGCTGACGGATAAAATCGTAGAAACCAAGCAAAAGATCGAAGAATACCAACGCCATTTAGCCATGATGGAAGCGACTTACGCAGAGTGGGGTGAAAAACCGGATATGGAGCCCAACGGCAACGCATTGTGTTGCTTAATCGAGGACTGGTCTGAGAAGCACCATCAAGTATTACCCGAGGAAAACTAA
- a CDS encoding Tn7-like element transposition protein TnsE: protein MGARFYKCDDDVRIVHTGKVLVRTSDSSYRPSIEVWCYPPQQKNNFHATAFSNVPALYRGKIINQRGLSESYAKRGSHKFRSNEFLRHSSLSEFPDSESAESLRKKESEQHAFILDRGAAPTLVIPQLELARVLFYASSYLSRASLMSSRLLTDFKVEVNTKEDYANIEVLQTSNFPPSAFNDSATRAMLSWLLIDSNAKRSFESIFRYFNVEKERDVSAGYKRWLFHFDPPQMAGWSFEYEGRLDASGRYFLVEKITDIEINAQIPSRVYFHNPSFTHPDEGQKPTCGGEGPEPYERPEDHIIDDDREASDANHAFLLGENTCSVRFKNSFLTSKATTPKRSHRPDRSKDAAKKAGDKVSTNEPGSNGEIPSADMGGGMQDGTDRSEEYASRFTAFNMMVQMLEEKYACTIIDSYTHELDQVGRSKCHLIDSGAKRTIRCVVVERNGHINYLIEIDVTGLNKWISTKCVRQNDTRNWKEQFSRIKIGVVTKSLGWPTQEMDAMFGFKKHIGISHPKSVEGHPTGIPIESILDWAGRVAEKL, encoded by the coding sequence ATGGGAGCTAGGTTTTACAAGTGTGACGATGATGTACGTATAGTCCATACAGGTAAAGTATTAGTACGAACAAGTGATTCGTCTTACCGGCCTTCAATTGAAGTTTGGTGCTATCCACCACAGCAGAAAAATAATTTTCATGCGACTGCATTTTCTAACGTTCCTGCTTTGTATCGAGGAAAAATAATTAATCAAAGAGGGTTATCAGAAAGTTACGCTAAACGAGGAAGTCACAAATTTAGAAGTAATGAGTTCCTTCGACACAGTAGTTTGAGTGAGTTCCCTGACTCAGAGTCAGCAGAGTCTTTGAGAAAGAAAGAGTCAGAGCAACATGCATTTATATTAGACCGAGGCGCTGCCCCTACACTGGTTATTCCTCAGCTTGAGCTGGCAAGGGTCCTATTTTATGCCAGCTCGTACTTATCGCGAGCGTCATTAATGTCTTCTCGTTTGCTTACAGACTTCAAGGTCGAAGTAAACACCAAGGAGGACTATGCCAATATCGAAGTGTTGCAAACATCAAACTTTCCTCCTTCGGCATTCAATGATTCAGCAACGAGAGCAATGTTGAGCTGGTTGCTTATTGATAGCAATGCAAAGCGTTCATTTGAGTCGATTTTTAGATATTTCAACGTCGAAAAGGAACGAGATGTGTCTGCGGGGTATAAGCGTTGGCTATTTCACTTTGATCCGCCACAAATGGCTGGATGGTCTTTCGAATACGAAGGCAGGCTTGATGCAAGTGGTCGCTATTTTCTGGTGGAAAAGATCACAGATATTGAAATTAATGCTCAAATTCCGTCTCGGGTCTACTTCCATAACCCGTCTTTTACGCATCCAGATGAAGGTCAAAAACCAACGTGTGGTGGTGAAGGCCCGGAACCGTATGAGCGCCCAGAAGATCATATTATCGATGATGATCGCGAGGCGTCCGATGCTAACCACGCCTTCTTGCTAGGTGAAAATACCTGCTCAGTAAGGTTTAAAAATAGTTTTTTAACGTCGAAAGCAACAACACCCAAAAGGAGTCATCGACCAGATAGAAGCAAAGATGCAGCTAAGAAAGCTGGTGATAAGGTCAGTACCAATGAGCCTGGCAGTAATGGTGAGATACCTTCGGCAGACATGGGTGGAGGTATGCAAGATGGTACTGATAGGTCTGAGGAGTATGCCTCTCGCTTTACGGCCTTTAACATGATGGTGCAAATGCTAGAGGAAAAATATGCCTGTACAATCATTGATTCTTATACTCACGAGCTGGATCAGGTTGGGCGTAGTAAATGTCACCTGATTGACTCTGGTGCCAAGAGAACGATTCGTTGCGTTGTCGTTGAACGGAACGGCCATATTAATTACTTGATTGAGATAGATGTAACAGGCCTGAATAAATGGATCTCAACCAAATGCGTGCGGCAGAACGATACTCGTAATTGGAAAGAACAGTTTTCTCGAATTAAAATAGGCGTGGTGACAAAGTCTCTTGGATGGCCAACACAAGAAATGGATGCCATGTTTGGCTTCAAAAAGCATATTGGTATATCTCACCCTAAGTCAGTAGAAGGGCACCCGACAGGTATTCCAATCGAATCAATCTTAGATTGGGCAGGGAGGGTTGCTGAGAAACTCTAG
- a CDS encoding TnsD family Tn7-like transposition protein, with the protein MCLPAQDSPTQHQWSLFYNHLAHDFGCGKGPKQVAHDKIADLVVSKIVTPELTINSDRDTNWLRTLFRRHRKAFSYLQHLTVWSAFIPEMSVGEIIKEVKSKEGATISFSKDNVHLVPNSNEKKRNQWRDLIGKTPIKKARKLRGGGALYAWLYRNDRDWLLAFNRVHQSQSHVRQKKVDWNARDRSLTKQLIRIVERLDTVIDGPRRSKNFLLKQLDDYGSVSKKLNLLPLLSLTVNRYQESVFEFQARRLVMAVIAKSKKGSGMSRWKLMRSASLPKERILPIVDDLLDWVVIGSNIK; encoded by the coding sequence ATGTGTTTACCAGCCCAAGATTCCCCGACTCAGCATCAATGGAGCCTTTTCTACAATCATCTAGCACACGACTTTGGGTGTGGAAAAGGTCCTAAACAGGTTGCTCACGATAAGATTGCAGACTTAGTTGTAAGCAAGATCGTTACCCCTGAGCTAACCATCAATTCTGATAGAGATACTAACTGGCTTCGCACGTTGTTTCGCCGTCATCGTAAAGCTTTTAGCTACCTACAGCACTTAACGGTTTGGTCTGCTTTTATTCCCGAAATGTCGGTTGGTGAAATCATCAAAGAAGTAAAATCAAAAGAGGGAGCGACGATATCCTTCTCGAAGGACAACGTTCATCTTGTGCCAAACTCTAATGAGAAAAAACGTAATCAGTGGCGTGACTTAATAGGGAAGACCCCGATTAAGAAAGCACGCAAACTTCGAGGTGGCGGTGCACTGTATGCTTGGCTTTACCGAAATGATAGAGATTGGCTATTAGCTTTCAATCGAGTCCATCAATCCCAATCTCATGTAAGGCAGAAAAAAGTAGATTGGAACGCAAGAGACCGCTCACTAACTAAGCAGCTTATTAGGATTGTCGAACGATTAGATACCGTTATTGATGGCCCTCGAAGAAGCAAAAATTTCTTACTTAAGCAGCTAGATGATTACGGCTCGGTGAGCAAAAAACTGAACTTATTACCCTTACTATCTCTTACTGTGAATCGGTATCAAGAAAGCGTCTTTGAGTTTCAAGCTCGTCGGCTAGTCATGGCAGTAATTGCAAAATCAAAAAAAGGTTCAGGAATGAGTCGCTGGAAATTGATGCGTTCAGCAAGTCTCCCGAAAGAAAGAATACTGCCAATCGTTGACGATTTGCTCGACTGGGTAGTTATAGGATCAAACATCAAATAA
- a CDS encoding AAA family ATPase produces MKKSQDHRVVAVYQSATLSVYRNNPLIEALPPINSFLDDSIALKGSLRCAAEDIHRNGIERAHSICRVIDDFFQPLSHHIQLHERLSLMIRRGYVGRNPETGEWARHIQNGYERVLSGDLKAIKFTEVSSTAQSMTLIGCSGNGKTTAIKQLLSLYPQVIYHPDRNLEQVVYLKIDCSHDGSLKELCLNFFRAMDRALGTSNYERQYSMSKRPSIETLLAAMAQVANAHAVGVLIIDEIQHLSRSRSGGSEKMLNFFVTLVNTIGLPVILVGTPRAREIFEADMRSARRGSGLGAIFWEPMEEGREWKALTDKLWTLQWLQKRDEVLSDDIRSLWYDLSQGVLDIVVKLYVLCQLRAIATKVERITPKLMQQVYEDELKPVHPMLAALRSGDAEEMIKFSDLKLSNTDKRLLELQKQVATTVQQTPEEFAYQQLRTDEERRVYMALKDEFDSTFLAPVIRQLFDLHPDLTWISLLPLVHEQLISPEQIQSKTEAKPSKGKRASSIKQTQWHTLDSEDLRFVHSQSDSDSEVYTAMSKSGLILDIQSLLEKVV; encoded by the coding sequence ATGAAGAAAAGCCAAGATCATCGTGTAGTAGCCGTCTATCAAAGTGCTACGCTCTCAGTTTATCGAAATAACCCGCTGATAGAGGCATTACCACCGATAAATAGTTTCCTAGACGACTCGATTGCTCTGAAGGGCTCGTTAAGGTGTGCCGCAGAAGATATCCATCGAAATGGCATCGAAAGAGCGCATAGTATCTGTCGTGTTATTGATGATTTTTTCCAGCCCCTCAGTCATCACATACAGTTGCATGAACGACTTTCATTGATGATACGGCGTGGCTATGTTGGAAGAAATCCCGAAACAGGTGAATGGGCAAGACATATACAAAATGGTTACGAGCGTGTTTTATCTGGTGATTTGAAGGCGATAAAGTTCACGGAAGTTAGTTCTACAGCCCAAAGCATGACATTGATTGGATGTAGCGGAAATGGCAAAACAACGGCGATCAAGCAGCTTTTGTCGTTATACCCTCAAGTTATTTACCACCCTGACAGAAATCTTGAGCAAGTCGTTTATCTAAAAATTGACTGCTCCCATGATGGATCACTGAAAGAGCTGTGCTTGAACTTTTTTCGTGCGATGGATAGAGCATTAGGGACATCCAACTACGAAAGACAATACTCGATGAGCAAAAGACCGAGTATTGAAACACTTTTAGCTGCAATGGCTCAGGTTGCAAACGCTCATGCAGTTGGTGTTCTTATTATTGACGAAATACAGCACCTTAGCCGTTCTCGCTCTGGTGGCTCTGAGAAAATGCTTAATTTCTTTGTGACATTAGTAAATACCATTGGCCTTCCTGTGATTTTGGTTGGAACACCACGAGCCCGCGAGATATTTGAGGCTGATATGAGATCTGCAAGGCGAGGCTCTGGTCTTGGAGCGATTTTTTGGGAGCCAATGGAAGAAGGAAGAGAATGGAAAGCGCTCACGGATAAGTTATGGACTCTTCAATGGCTACAAAAACGTGATGAGGTGTTGTCGGATGACATTCGTTCTCTATGGTATGACCTAAGCCAAGGTGTCTTGGATATTGTGGTTAAGCTATATGTCTTGTGTCAGCTGAGAGCAATCGCGACAAAAGTAGAAAGGATCACACCTAAATTAATGCAACAGGTTTACGAGGATGAATTAAAACCTGTTCACCCAATGCTAGCAGCTCTTCGCTCGGGTGATGCCGAAGAAATGATTAAGTTTTCAGATCTTAAACTAAGCAACACTGATAAAAGGTTGCTTGAGCTGCAAAAACAGGTAGCAACAACTGTTCAGCAGACGCCGGAGGAGTTTGCATATCAACAACTCAGAACCGATGAAGAGCGGCGTGTATATATGGCCTTAAAAGATGAGTTTGATTCAACGTTTTTGGCTCCTGTAATACGACAGCTATTTGATCTACATCCTGATTTGACGTGGATCAGCTTACTGCCACTGGTACATGAGCAACTCATTAGCCCTGAACAGATACAATCTAAAACAGAGGCTAAGCCAAGTAAGGGCAAGAGGGCATCCTCAATTAAACAGACGCAATGGCATACCCTTGATAGTGAGGATTTGAGGTTTGTTCACTCTCAATCTGATTCTGATAGCGAAGTGTACACCGCAATGTCAAAGTCGGGTTTGATTTTAGACATTCAGTCATTGCTAGAAAAGGTGGTTTAA
- a CDS encoding transposase: MWRVNETLSFDGKPYRILFTETSYFYWIAIDENKGLPERVYFDECFNWTDEGRLEKIPDPYSYLQGESWDEASSSYLESQRNYELIKPIVEGEEAFDKRVRASRLNQVIAESGKGKPTIYRLLRRYWQRGQIKNALLPDYKNSGAGGKRRNFTTSKAGRQRIYGIGRGEPVTESVRKQFRIICDKYLMNDKGFSIRYSYIKFTKAYKLKHPEAEEHEIPTLRQFQYFYKTEYTKATQLTVQTPQGNYNKDVRPLHGTATEQALGPGSRYEIDATIADIYLVDDDDPDKVIGRPTIYMVIDVFSRMVAGFYIGFDNPSFPVAMKALICSFDSKVKACAEYGIDISEEQWPCVGIPDVLLADRGELMSHQANYLVDVIGVRLESAPPRRGDAKGIVERSFGTLQAKFKPYMPGVVTGNKVKKHGERDYRVEAAVARSDFIEILLYSILAHNLNKPLEKYDRAPDMPEGLPSIPIELWRWGLQHRTGRLRAIDTDIAKILLLPRQKVTVSELGVKLWGLTYTGKEIIQTGWMHRSSEVSRPKKLFAAYELGSANHIYLFPEEGKNTFWVCDLSSRSREFRDLTWYQVWERQAAQKQTLAEAKYQFATVERDFDDLLEKKLKKATKNRKTSTLSNAQKINDIKGNKRNVREQERKELAIQPVRAKQEEVASVIPIKGEEESYQLPDFIPELFDDEDDN, from the coding sequence ATGTGGCGAGTTAATGAAACCCTATCATTTGATGGCAAGCCTTATCGCATTCTTTTTACTGAGACAAGCTACTTCTATTGGATTGCTATTGATGAGAACAAAGGTTTACCTGAAAGAGTCTATTTTGATGAATGCTTCAATTGGACTGATGAGGGGCGTTTAGAAAAGATCCCTGACCCCTACTCATACCTCCAAGGTGAGTCTTGGGACGAAGCATCTAGTAGTTATTTGGAAAGCCAACGCAACTATGAACTGATAAAGCCTATCGTTGAAGGCGAAGAGGCATTTGACAAGCGAGTTCGAGCGAGCAGGCTTAATCAGGTTATTGCTGAATCGGGTAAAGGAAAACCTACGATCTATCGACTCTTAAGGCGCTATTGGCAAAGGGGTCAGATTAAGAATGCTCTTTTACCTGATTATAAAAACTCTGGTGCAGGTGGAAAAAGAAGAAACTTCACGACTAGCAAAGCTGGTAGACAGAGGATATATGGCATTGGTCGCGGAGAGCCTGTAACCGAAAGTGTCAGAAAGCAATTTCGAATCATTTGTGATAAGTATCTGATGAACGATAAAGGCTTTTCAATTCGGTATTCGTATATCAAGTTTACTAAGGCTTACAAGCTCAAACACCCTGAAGCTGAAGAGCATGAAATTCCGACACTTCGTCAGTTTCAATACTTTTACAAAACCGAGTATACAAAGGCCACTCAGCTCACTGTTCAGACGCCTCAAGGAAATTACAACAAAGACGTTAGACCACTTCATGGCACAGCTACCGAGCAAGCGTTAGGCCCAGGTAGTCGATACGAAATTGATGCTACCATCGCCGATATTTACCTAGTAGATGACGATGACCCGGACAAGGTTATTGGTCGGCCGACAATTTATATGGTCATTGATGTTTTTAGCCGCATGGTTGCTGGCTTTTATATCGGTTTCGATAACCCATCTTTTCCCGTTGCAATGAAGGCACTGATATGCAGCTTTGATAGCAAAGTAAAAGCCTGTGCAGAATATGGTATCGATATTTCTGAAGAGCAGTGGCCATGTGTAGGTATTCCTGATGTTCTGTTAGCCGATCGCGGTGAATTGATGAGCCATCAAGCCAATTATTTGGTTGATGTTATAGGAGTTCGCCTTGAAAGTGCTCCCCCTCGACGGGGTGACGCCAAAGGTATCGTAGAGAGATCATTTGGCACGTTGCAAGCTAAGTTTAAGCCCTATATGCCAGGTGTCGTAACTGGTAACAAGGTTAAGAAGCATGGTGAAAGAGATTATAGAGTTGAAGCTGCTGTGGCGAGATCAGATTTTATTGAAATACTGCTCTATTCAATACTTGCTCACAACTTAAACAAACCGTTAGAAAAGTACGATCGTGCTCCTGATATGCCAGAAGGCCTTCCATCGATCCCTATTGAGCTTTGGAGATGGGGACTACAGCATCGCACTGGGCGCTTACGAGCCATCGATACGGATATTGCAAAGATACTGCTGTTACCGCGTCAAAAGGTCACTGTATCCGAGTTAGGCGTAAAGTTATGGGGATTAACCTACACAGGAAAAGAAATTATTCAGACAGGTTGGATGCACCGTTCTTCGGAAGTATCTAGACCTAAAAAACTATTTGCAGCCTATGAGCTTGGTTCTGCTAATCACATATATCTGTTTCCTGAAGAAGGAAAAAATACATTTTGGGTTTGTGATCTTTCTAGTCGAAGTAGAGAGTTCCGTGATCTAACTTGGTATCAAGTATGGGAACGTCAAGCAGCTCAAAAGCAGACTTTAGCTGAAGCTAAGTATCAATTTGCAACCGTAGAACGAGATTTTGATGATCTTCTTGAAAAGAAACTGAAGAAAGCTACAAAGAATCGTAAAACCAGTACACTGAGCAACGCGCAAAAGATAAATGACATCAAAGGCAATAAACGGAATGTTCGAGAGCAAGAGAGAAAGGAGTTAGCAATACAGCCAGTTAGGGCTAAACAAGAAGAAGTCGCGTCGGTGATACCTATAAAGGGAGAGGAGGAAAGTTATCAACTGCCTGATTTCATTCCGGAGCTATTTGATGATGAGGATGATAACTGA
- a CDS encoding heteromeric transposase endonuclease subunit TnsA: MAKSKYVLTEKQIIRRIKEGRGSGKLSNYKPWLYVNEVPSEGRSQRVYSHLTSRIHHVLSDLEFAIFLLLDHNPAVTDIREQFPLNRDDTLNICQEHQLWHPAQNGVNQVMSSDFFVNTSSKVQPRFVIQAKYKNALKDSRTIEKLEIERRYWQLKKIPWFLVTEKEIDKVVVDNIEWLYGVKGYFDELITDELLLTFNHMKAYFSRIPDKKVVEIAKEYELAYGQKLGDSMFDLRLMCAARLITFDIRYPFHSLRARDLVFRGVAFDEGHSYVAS; this comes from the coding sequence ATGGCAAAATCAAAGTATGTTTTAACTGAAAAACAAATCATCAGGCGGATTAAAGAAGGCCGAGGTTCAGGAAAGCTTTCTAACTATAAACCGTGGCTGTACGTGAATGAGGTTCCATCCGAAGGTAGATCTCAAAGAGTCTACTCTCACCTAACGAGCCGCATTCATCATGTGCTATCGGACCTTGAATTCGCTATTTTTCTCCTTCTTGATCATAACCCTGCCGTAACTGACATTCGTGAGCAGTTTCCACTCAATAGGGATGACACGCTAAATATCTGCCAGGAACATCAGCTTTGGCACCCTGCACAAAATGGGGTTAATCAAGTGATGTCGTCAGACTTTTTTGTCAACACCTCTTCTAAAGTTCAGCCTAGATTTGTTATCCAAGCCAAGTATAAAAATGCCCTTAAAGATTCAAGAACTATCGAAAAACTTGAAATTGAACGTCGTTATTGGCAGTTAAAAAAGATCCCGTGGTTCCTAGTCACGGAAAAAGAAATAGATAAAGTCGTTGTGGATAATATTGAGTGGCTATATGGCGTCAAAGGGTATTTCGATGAATTGATTACCGATGAGCTTTTGCTAACGTTTAACCACATGAAAGCTTATTTCTCTCGCATTCCTGACAAAAAAGTGGTTGAAATTGCAAAAGAATATGAGTTGGCTTATGGACAGAAGTTAGGAGACTCTATGTTCGATCTTCGATTGATGTGCGCTGCTAGGCTTATCACGTTTGATATTCGATATCCTTTCCATAGCTTGCGAGCAAGAGACCTTGTATTTAGAGGTGTAGCTTTTGATGAGGGGCACAGCTATGTGGCGAGTTAA